The following DNA comes from Leishmania mexicana MHOM/GT/2001/U1103 complete genome, chromosome 8.
acacactcgcacacagggttagcccctcccccattccccccctctacccccccctctccccttccacGCCACTCCCTGTCAGCAGCCATTCTGTATTCCTTTAGCTTGCCTCTTTCGTTTAGCAGTATTTTcaacccctctcccctcccttcccctccctgctgGTACCCTCTTTCATTCGGTATTCTTCCGGACCCGTGTGCTGTGACGTACCATGGCCTTCCGCACCAAGTCTGCGCTGTGCCTGGTGGCCGTGTTCGTCGTGCTGCTGGCCACCACGGTGAGCGCGCTCTATGCCAAGCCAAGTGACATTCCGCTTCTCGGCAAGAGTTTTGTGGCAGAGACCAACTCAAAGGCGAAGGGTCAGTGGACCGCCTCGGCCGATAATGGCCATTTGGTCACCGGCAAGAGcctcgaggaggtgcgcaagCTGATGGGTGTGACCAGCATGAGCACCGAGGCTGTCCCGCCCCGCAACTTCTCCGTGGAGGAAATGCAGCAAGACCTGCCAGAGTCCTTCGACGCCAGCGAAAAGTGGCCCATGTGCGTGACGATCGGCGAGATTCGTGACCAATCGAACTGCGGCTCATGCTGGGCCATTGCCGCGGTGGAGGCTATGTCAGACCGCTACTGCACCATGTCTGGCATTCCGGACCGCCGCATATCGACCACCAACCTTCTTTCCTGCTGCTTCATATGCGGCTTTGGCTGCTACGGCGGCATTCCGGCGATGGCGTGGCTGTGGTGGGTGTGGGTTGGCGTAACGACGGAGCTCTGCCAGCCCTACCCCTTTGGCCCATGCAGCCATCACGGGAACAGCAGCAAGTACCCGCCCTGCCCGAACACCATCTACAATACCCCCAAATGCAACACCACCTGTGACAACGTCGAGATGGAGCTGGTCAAGTACAAGGGTGTCTCATCTTACTCCATCAAGGGCGAAAGGGAGCTCATGGTCGAGCTCATGAACAACGGCCCCCTGGAGGTAGCCATGCAGGTGTACGCCGACTTCGTTGCCTACAAGAGTGGGGTGTACAAGCACGTCAGTGGTGATCATCTCGGCGGGCACGCCGTGAAGCTGGTCGGCTGGGGAGTCAAAGACGGCATCCCGTACTGGAAGATTGCGAACAGCTGGAACACCGACTGGGGTGACAAAGGCTACTTCCTGATCCAGCGCGGCAACGATGAGTGCGGCATtgagagcagcggcgttgct
Coding sequences within:
- a CDS encoding CPC cysteine peptidase, Clan CA, family C1,Cathepsin B-like, with the translated sequence MAFRTKSALCLVAVFVVLLATTVSALYAKPSDIPLLGKSFVAETNSKAKGQWTASADNGHLVTGKSLEEVRKLMGVTSMSTEAVPPRNFSVEEMQQDLPESFDASEKWPMCVTIGEIRDQSNCGSCWAIAAVEAMSDRYCTMSGIPDRRISTTNLLSCCFICGFGCYGGIPAMAWLWWVWVGVTTELCQPYPFGPCSHHGNSSKYPPCPNTIYNTPKCNTTCDNVEMELVKYKGVSSYSIKGERELMVELMNNGPLEVAMQVYADFVAYKSGVYKHVSGDHLGGHAVKLVGWGVKDGIPYWKIANSWNTDWGDKGYFLIQRGNDECGIESSGVAGKPGEE